The following are from one region of the Verrucomicrobiaceae bacterium genome:
- a CDS encoding amidohydrolase family protein produces the protein MASSLSFHIWDLHCHLSGVPGLTPEERLGQLLRYADRMGIERLCVYMGMKWSRDPGPEDLRRQNDEVLRAIAKYPDRAFGFVTLNPKHVEASLAEIERCVAKGPMLGVKLWVAEKCSHENLDPLIRRAADLHAVIFQHTWFKTGGNDAGESTPEDLVALARRFPDVKIICGHTGGNWELGIRAIRDQKNLFADLAGSDPCAGYTEMAVRELGAERVIYGSDCGGRSFASQLAKVHGAAISDVQKQQIFRETLRGLMQPILKAKRIDA, from the coding sequence ATGGCCTCTTCGTTATCTTTTCACATCTGGGATCTTCATTGCCACCTCTCCGGGGTGCCGGGACTGACGCCGGAGGAGAGGCTAGGTCAGCTACTGCGGTATGCGGATCGCATGGGCATCGAGCGGCTGTGCGTGTACATGGGGATGAAGTGGTCGCGTGATCCTGGACCCGAGGATCTGCGCCGCCAAAATGATGAGGTGCTGCGTGCCATCGCGAAATATCCGGATCGTGCCTTCGGCTTTGTGACGCTGAACCCAAAGCATGTGGAGGCGAGCCTAGCGGAGATCGAGCGCTGCGTGGCGAAAGGCCCGATGCTGGGTGTGAAGCTGTGGGTGGCAGAGAAATGCTCGCACGAGAATCTCGATCCTCTCATTCGCCGTGCGGCGGATCTGCATGCGGTGATATTTCAACACACCTGGTTCAAGACCGGTGGGAACGATGCCGGGGAGTCCACGCCAGAGGATCTCGTGGCGCTGGCACGGCGCTTCCCCGATGTGAAGATCATCTGCGGCCACACGGGAGGGAACTGGGAGCTGGGAATCCGGGCGATCCGCGATCAGAAGAACCTCTTCGCGGACTTGGCTGGCAGTGACCCCTGTGCCGGCTACACGGAGATGGCTGTGCGGGAGCTGGGGGCTGAACGTGTGATCTACGGGAGCGACTGCGGGGGGCGTAGTTTTGCCAGTCAGCTCGCGAAAGTGCATGGTGCGGCGATTTCGGATGTGCAGAAGCAACAAATCTTCCGCGAGACGCTACGCGGCCTGATGCAGCCCATTTTGAAGGCGAAAAGGATCGACGCATAA
- a CDS encoding metal-dependent hydrolase: MNRRHFIATTTTLLAAPALQIHAEEPQAMLDVNFSLGEWPTRDVPAVDVAGLRRRGISHAITGSLEAVLHRDLAAVNERLATACAASGGVLLPAGCLNPLLPAWQEDLRRCVEEHGMKVLRLLPACHGYTLESPVFRECLDAVTKCGLALQIVAQMEDVRTQNPLLRMPPVDLKPLPALLKATPQARVMVLNANSAIITTALRGCNSLWLDCAMIEGVGGLENTLQIWPVDKLCLGTHAPFFYPEAALLKMQESGLSGEKAAQIAERNARAFLG, from the coding sequence ATGAATCGACGGCATTTCATCGCGACGACGACAACGCTCCTAGCTGCCCCAGCGCTGCAAATCCATGCAGAGGAGCCTCAGGCCATGCTGGATGTGAACTTCTCCCTGGGTGAGTGGCCGACGCGGGATGTGCCTGCGGTGGATGTGGCCGGCCTGCGCCGCCGTGGGATATCGCATGCGATCACGGGCTCACTGGAGGCTGTGCTGCATCGCGATCTAGCTGCGGTGAATGAGCGGCTGGCAACGGCCTGTGCTGCCTCTGGAGGAGTGCTACTTCCCGCAGGCTGCCTGAATCCGCTCCTGCCGGCCTGGCAGGAAGATCTGCGGCGCTGTGTGGAGGAGCATGGGATGAAGGTACTTCGGCTGCTACCGGCTTGCCATGGCTACACACTGGAGAGCCCAGTTTTCCGAGAGTGTCTGGATGCCGTGACAAAATGTGGTCTGGCACTACAGATCGTGGCGCAGATGGAGGATGTGCGGACGCAGAATCCACTCCTGCGGATGCCCCCAGTCGATCTGAAGCCGCTGCCAGCACTGCTGAAAGCCACCCCGCAGGCCCGAGTGATGGTGCTCAATGCCAATTCTGCGATAATCACCACGGCGCTACGAGGCTGCAACTCGCTGTGGTTAGATTGTGCGATGATCGAGGGAGTCGGTGGGCTGGAAAATACCCTCCAGATCTGGCCAGTGGATAAACTTTGCCTGGGCACGCATGCGCCGTTTTTTTACCCAGAGGCCGCTTTGCTAAAAATGCAGGAATCAGGCCTCTCGGGCGAAAAAGCGGCTCAGATAGCGGAGAGAAATGCGCGGGCGTTTTTGGGCTAA
- a CDS encoding deoxycytidylate deaminase: MALAHVASLRSEDPFRKVGAVAFDFANRVIGTAYNGLAPGYDADEAFWQDRDARRKFMLHAEVNLCSLFTRGNVKLVACTTKPCTSCMQMLCAYGVKEVYYRDDYPESEADAIAGRYGIPLIQLTNYPSIVAGIDTSPVPR, encoded by the coding sequence ATGGCATTGGCCCATGTCGCGAGTCTGCGATCTGAAGATCCTTTTCGCAAGGTTGGGGCGGTAGCCTTCGATTTCGCAAATCGCGTCATCGGCACAGCCTACAATGGCCTTGCGCCGGGTTACGACGCGGATGAGGCTTTTTGGCAGGACCGTGATGCACGGCGCAAATTCATGCTTCATGCAGAGGTGAATCTGTGCAGCCTTTTTACACGGGGAAATGTGAAGCTCGTCGCCTGCACGACCAAGCCCTGCACCAGTTGCATGCAGATGCTCTGCGCCTATGGCGTCAAGGAGGTCTATTACCGTGATGACTACCCAGAGTCCGAGGCTGATGCTATCGCTGGGCGTTACGGCATCCCGCTCATCCAGCTCACCAATTACCCCTCCATCGTCGCGGGTATCGACACTTCGCCCGTCCCCCGTTGA
- a CDS encoding polysaccharide biosynthesis/export family protein, protein MKRSLFSICCTAILLSLNAFAQDPGFRPPESRPTAAPQAANNSGGAGIVSGASTLASMDRLDDRQPIDAGYTISIRVLEDRKDAVQQKVAQTGEVQVPYVGLVRAAGKTCRQLALDVKRELEKSFFITATVLISIDAYPPEALKTGVDEIETYTVFGFVLRQGKYDIPKTEDVTISQAILRAGGFAAFADKGHVKVVRHTPNGDKTMLVDVDSIMSKGQMHNDIYLRKNDVLIIPEKKVNF, encoded by the coding sequence ATGAAACGTTCCTTATTTAGTATCTGCTGTACGGCAATTCTTCTATCACTGAACGCCTTTGCCCAAGACCCAGGTTTTAGACCGCCAGAGTCAAGGCCCACGGCAGCACCGCAGGCAGCCAACAACTCTGGCGGGGCAGGTATCGTTTCAGGTGCCTCAACACTTGCGTCCATGGATCGACTTGATGATCGCCAGCCAATTGATGCAGGCTACACGATTAGTATTCGAGTATTGGAAGACCGAAAAGACGCGGTCCAACAAAAGGTGGCCCAAACAGGAGAGGTGCAGGTTCCTTATGTTGGCTTGGTTCGTGCCGCTGGTAAGACTTGCCGACAGTTGGCATTGGATGTGAAGCGAGAATTGGAAAAGAGCTTCTTTATAACCGCAACAGTTCTCATTTCCATTGATGCCTATCCACCAGAAGCCTTAAAAACCGGTGTTGATGAAATAGAAACTTACACCGTGTTTGGCTTTGTGTTACGCCAAGGCAAGTACGACATACCCAAGACAGAGGATGTAACCATTAGTCAGGCGATCCTTCGTGCCGGGGGCTTTGCGGCCTTTGCTGATAAAGGTCATGTAAAAGTTGTCCGTCACACGCCCAATGGAGATAAAACTATGCTCGTGGATGTGGACAGCATTATGAGCAAAGGCCAAATGCATAATGACATTTATCTGCGGAAAAATGATGTTCTTATCATTCCGGAGAAAAAAGTGAATTTCTAA